One genomic segment of Impatiens glandulifera chromosome 6, dImpGla2.1, whole genome shotgun sequence includes these proteins:
- the LOC124941167 gene encoding long chain acyl-CoA synthetase 4-like has protein sequence MSQHKSYVYEAEPAKEAVNGRPTIGPVYRSVFAKDGFPLLVDGMESCWDIFRVSVERFPDNPMLGRRDVVSGKPGKYVWITYKQVYDIVIKIGNAIRSCDVGQAGRCGIYGANCKEWIISMEACNAHGIYCVPLYDTLGAGAVEFIICHAEVTLAFVEEKKIEEVLKTFPNSAQFLKTIVSFGKYSPEQKEEAKKFGLAIYSWDEFLSLGDNKHFELPVKKKSDICTIMYTSGTTGDPKGVLISNHSILTIVAGVKRVLESVNEALHAKDVYLSYLPLAHIFDRVIEECFINHGASIGFWRGDVKLLLEDLGELKPTIFTAVPRVLDRIYNGLQQKVSSGSLLKGAMFKLAYSYKEHSLFQGRKHGEAAPLCDKIVFGKVKQTLGGRVRIILSGAAPLATHVESYLKVVTCCHVLQGYGLTETCAGSFVSLPNATDMVGTVGPPVPNVDVCLESIPEMEYDALSTPPRGEVCMRGDTLFSGYHKRDDLTKEVMIDGWFHTGDIGEWQPNGALRIIDRKKNIFKLSQGEYVAVENLENVYGLVTVIDSIWVYGNSFESFLVAIINPNQQALEKWAASSSVTADYEFVCQNTKAKDYILTELRRIAKEKKLKGFEVIKDIHLDPVPFDMERDLITPTFKKKRPQLLKYYQGVIDGMYKNNANKQS, from the exons ATGTCGCAGCATAAGAGCTATGTCTATGAGGCGGAGCCAGCGAAGGAGGCGGTGAATGGAAGACCGACGATCGGACCTGTTTACCGTAGCGTTTTTGCCAAGGACGGTTTTCCTTTGCTTGTTGATGGAATGGAGAGCTGTTGGGACATCTTTCG AGTTTCTGTGGAAAGATTTCCCGATAATCCTATGCTTGGTCGCCGTGATGTAGTCAGTGGGAAG CCTGGTAAATATGTGTGGATTACTTACAAGCAAGTCTACGATATAGTAATAAAAATTGGCAATGCCATACGCAGTTGTGATGTTGGGCAA GCAGGACGATGTGGTATATATGGTGCGAACTGTAAAGAATGGATCATAAGCATGGAG GCATGCAATGCTCATGGTATCTACTGTGTTCCTTTGTATGATACTCTAG GTGCTGGGGCAGTGGAATTTATTATATGTCATGCTGAGGTTACTCTTGCTTTTGTGGAAGAAAAAAAGATTGAAGAG GTTCTGAAAACATTTCCTAACTCAGCACAGTTCTTGAAGA CAATTGTCAGCTTCGGAAAATATAGCCCTGAACAAAAGGAAGAAGCAAAAAAGTTTGGTTTGGCCATATATTCATGGGATGAATTCCTGTCTCTG GGTGATAATAAACATTTTGAGCTTCCTGTGAAAAAGAAAAGTGATATTTGCACAATAATGTACACTAGTGGCACAACTGGTGATCCAAAAGGTGTCCTGATCTCCAATCACAGCATTCTCACTATTGTTGCTGGGGTAAAGCGTGTTCTAGAAAGCGTAAATGAAGCg CTGCATGCAAAGGATGTGTATCTTTCTTACCTTCCTCTAGCACATATTTTTGACAGAGTGATTGAGGAGTGTTTTATAAATCATGGAGCCTCAATTGGATTTTGGCGCGGA GATGTAAAACTGTTACTTGAAGACCTTGGTGAGTTAAAGCCTACCATTTTTACTGCTGTTCCTCGGGTGTTGGATAGAATATATAATg GTTTGCAGCAGAAAGTATCATCTGGAAGTTTATTAAAAGGCGCTATGTTTAAGCTAGCTTACTCCTA TAAGGAACACAGCCTGTTTCAGGGGCGTAAACACGGTGAGGCAGCACCTTTATGTGACAAAATTGTTTTTGGAAAG gTAAAGCAAACACTTGGTGGTAgagttagaattattttatcaGGAGCAGCACCTCTGGCTACACACGTTGAAAGCTATCTGAAAGTGGTAACATGCTGTCATGTTCTTCAAGGATACG GGTTGACGGAAACATGCGCTGGATCTTTTGTGTCACTACCGAATGCAACGGATATGGTTGGGACAGTAGGTCCTCCAGTGCCAAATGTGGATGTATGTTTAGAATCAATTCCCGAAATGGAATACGATGCACTTTCTACCCCACCAAGAGGAGAAGTATGCATGCGTGGTGACACCTTATTCTCGGGGTACCATAAACGTGACGATCTTACCAAAGAGGTTATGATCGATGGATGGTTTCACACCG GGGATATTGGTGAATGGCAACCAAATGGTGCACTGAGGATTATTGACCGcaaaaagaatattttcaaaCTATCACAAGGAGAATACGTTGCGGTTGAAAACCTGGAAAATGTGTATGGACTTGTTACGGTTATTGACTCG ATATGGGTGTATGGGAATAGCTTTGAATCATTTCTGGTTGCAATTATCAACCCAAACCAACAAGCATTAGAAAAATGGGCAGCATCAAGCAGTGTCACTGCAGATTATGAATTCGTCTGCCAAAACACCAAAGCAAAAGATTACATTCTGACAGAGCTCAGACGGATAGCTAAGGAGAAAAAG ttgAAAGGTTTTGAAGTTATAAAAGATATTCACCTTGATCCCGTGCCATTTGACATGGAGCGTGACCTTATAACACCAACATTCAAGAAGAAGAGGCCTCAGCTGCTAAAGTATTATCAA GGTGTCATTGACGGAATGTACAAGAATAATGCTAATAAGCAGAGCTGA
- the LOC124941162 gene encoding toll-like receptor 13 isoform X1 has protein sequence MDPSYIGMTMPHICEEQSPLVRLCIEAATESKDAIDAWKMQRRTLERMPSQLIDILLHRLLHRRILYPSLLEVFKYSAEHIDLRGEVIVDAEWMAYLGGFLHLRKLILADCNKISSSAIWPISGMATLKVMDLSRCSKINDAGIEHLLSIQSLEELYIPETGVTSRGISLLSSLTNLHTLDLGGLPVTDVALSSLRVLTKLQYLDLWGSAISNEGVNILKMFPKLTVLTLAWTKITHLPDFPSIACLNMSNCTIHSIFEGYEDKAPLTKLVLSGATFDKTSEVFAHVETLHLSFLDVSNTPFQNFGFLKNMNALEHLDLSSTVVGDDSVHLIASIGNTLRSLNLNKTRITSSGLSFLAGNVPNLEKLTLYGTYVDDTAISFLCTMPSLKLIDLSETNVKGLIRQDGDDSEYVFSLTELHNLSYLETLNLEKTQIRDASLLPLNNLKQLSCLSLRSDSLTDLSLYHLSSIPNLKSLSIRDAVLTDGGLGSFNPQLKLVMLDLRECWLLTKDALLLFCNKHPQIEVRHELINISRYNPTKSISSSSKVSSKGSSPHLKQKRGKLPVNFIIDQRLKYNREELLALQFSSASLAAATEHEKVTHKTTA, from the exons atggaTCCAAGCTACATCGGAATGACGATGCCACACATCTGCGAAGAGCAGAGTCCTTTGGTTCGTCTCTGCATCGAGGCAGCTACGGAAAGCAAAGACGCCATTGACGCTTGGAAGATGCAGCGTCGAACACTCGAACGCATGCCTTCTCAGCTCATCGACATTCTTCTGCACCGCCTCCTCCATAGACGGATCCTCTATCCTTCACTTCTCGA AGTTTTCAAGTATAGTGCTGAACATATTGATTTGAGAGGAGAGGTAATTGTAGATGCAGAGTGGATGGCGTATCTAGGTGGATTCCTCCATTTGCGCAAACTAATACTTGCAGATTGCAACAAAATAAGTAGTTCTGCCATTTGGCCTATTTCAG GTATGGCAACTTTGAAAGTTATGGATCTTTCAAGATGTTCCAAAATCAACGATGCAGGCATTGAACATCTATTATCCATTCAATCCTTGGAGGAGCTGTATATACCAGAGACAGGTGTGACATCTAGAGGGATTTCACTACTTTCTTCACTTACGAACTTGCATACTTTGGACTTAGGAGGTTTACCTGTAACTGATGTAGCACTGAGTTCTTTACGG GTTCTAACAAAACTACAATATCTGGACCTATGGGGCAGTGCTATATCCAATGAAGGTGTAaacattttgaaaatgtttCCGAAGCTAACTGTCCTAACTCTAGCTTGGACCAAAATCACTCATCTTCCAGATTTTCCCTCCATTGCATGCTTGAACATGAGTAACTGCACTATACATTCAATATTCGAAGGATACGAAGATAAAGCTCCTTTAACAAAGCTTGTTCTTTCTGGTGCTACATTCGATAAAACTTCCGAGGTCTTTGCTCATGTTGAAACACTCCATCTATCCTTCTTGGATGTCTCCAATACTCCTTTTCAAAACTTCGGCTTTTTAAAGAACATGAATGCACTTGAACATTTGGACCTGAGCTCTACTGTAGTTGGAGATGATTCTGTTCACCTGATTGCAAGTATAGGAAACACATTAAGAAGTTTAAATCTCAACAAAACAAGAATCACCTCGTCTGGACTAAGTTTTCTGGCTGGGAACGTTCCCAATCTTGAGAAATTGACGCTTTATGGCACGTATGTTGATGATACTGCGATTTCATTTCTCTGCACGATGCCTTCTTTGAAGCTAATCGATCTAAGTGAGACAAATGTGAAAG GTTTGATTCGTCAAGATGGAGATGATTCAGAATACGTTTTTTCATTGACCGAGCTACATAATCTGAGTTATTTAGAAACATTGAATTTGGAGAAGACACAAATACGAGATGCATCACTTCTACCTCTTAACAATTTGAAACAGTTAAGCTGTTTATCTCTCAGAAGCGATAGCCTAACAGATTTATCTTTATACCACTTGTCATCCATACCTAATCTTAAGAGCCTTAGCATTCGAGACGCGGTTTTAACAGACGGTGGACTTGGTTCATTCAATCCACAATTGAAATTGGTAATGCTGGATCTGAGGGAATGTTGGCTGTTAACCAAAGACGCTTTACTGTTATTCTGTAATAAACATCCTCAGATTGAAGTGAGGCATGAACTCATTAACATTTCACGGTATAACCCCACCAAATCGATCTCATCTTCATCTAAAGTAAGTTCTAAGGGGAGTTCACCACATTTGAAGCAGAAGCGTGGAAAATTGCCTGTTAATTTCATAATAG ATCAAAGGTTGAAGTATAACAGAGAGGAACTTTTAGCATTGCAGTTTTCTTCTGCCTCACTTGCCGCCGCCACTGAGCATGAAAAGGTAACacat AAAACTACCGCATAG
- the LOC124941162 gene encoding toll-like receptor 13 isoform X2 has translation MDPSYIGMTMPHICEEQSPLVRLCIEAATESKDAIDAWKMQRRTLERMPSQLIDILLHRLLHRRILYPSLLEVFKYSAEHIDLRGEVIVDAEWMAYLGGFLHLRKLILADCNKISSSAIWPISGMATLKVMDLSRCSKINDAGIEHLLSIQSLEELYIPETGVTSRGISLLSSLTNLHTLDLGGLPVTDVALSSLRVLTKLQYLDLWGSAISNEGVNILKMFPKLTVLTLAWTKITHLPDFPSIACLNMSNCTIHSIFEGYEDKAPLTKLVLSGATFDKTSEVFAHVETLHLSFLDVSNTPFQNFGFLKNMNALEHLDLSSTVVGDDSVHLIASIGNTLRSLNLNKTRITSSGLSFLAGNVPNLEKLTLYGTYVDDTAISFLCTMPSLKLIDLSETNVKGLIRQDGDDSEYVFSLTELHNLSYLETLNLEKTQIRDASLLPLNNLKQLSCLSLRSDSLTDLSLYHLSSIPNLKSLSIRDAVLTDGGLGSFNPQLKLVMLDLRECWLLTKDALLLFCNKHPQIEVRHELINISRYNPTKSISSSSKVSSKGSSPHLKQKRGKLPVNFIIDQRLKYNREELLALQFSSASLAAATEHEKKTTA, from the exons atggaTCCAAGCTACATCGGAATGACGATGCCACACATCTGCGAAGAGCAGAGTCCTTTGGTTCGTCTCTGCATCGAGGCAGCTACGGAAAGCAAAGACGCCATTGACGCTTGGAAGATGCAGCGTCGAACACTCGAACGCATGCCTTCTCAGCTCATCGACATTCTTCTGCACCGCCTCCTCCATAGACGGATCCTCTATCCTTCACTTCTCGA AGTTTTCAAGTATAGTGCTGAACATATTGATTTGAGAGGAGAGGTAATTGTAGATGCAGAGTGGATGGCGTATCTAGGTGGATTCCTCCATTTGCGCAAACTAATACTTGCAGATTGCAACAAAATAAGTAGTTCTGCCATTTGGCCTATTTCAG GTATGGCAACTTTGAAAGTTATGGATCTTTCAAGATGTTCCAAAATCAACGATGCAGGCATTGAACATCTATTATCCATTCAATCCTTGGAGGAGCTGTATATACCAGAGACAGGTGTGACATCTAGAGGGATTTCACTACTTTCTTCACTTACGAACTTGCATACTTTGGACTTAGGAGGTTTACCTGTAACTGATGTAGCACTGAGTTCTTTACGG GTTCTAACAAAACTACAATATCTGGACCTATGGGGCAGTGCTATATCCAATGAAGGTGTAaacattttgaaaatgtttCCGAAGCTAACTGTCCTAACTCTAGCTTGGACCAAAATCACTCATCTTCCAGATTTTCCCTCCATTGCATGCTTGAACATGAGTAACTGCACTATACATTCAATATTCGAAGGATACGAAGATAAAGCTCCTTTAACAAAGCTTGTTCTTTCTGGTGCTACATTCGATAAAACTTCCGAGGTCTTTGCTCATGTTGAAACACTCCATCTATCCTTCTTGGATGTCTCCAATACTCCTTTTCAAAACTTCGGCTTTTTAAAGAACATGAATGCACTTGAACATTTGGACCTGAGCTCTACTGTAGTTGGAGATGATTCTGTTCACCTGATTGCAAGTATAGGAAACACATTAAGAAGTTTAAATCTCAACAAAACAAGAATCACCTCGTCTGGACTAAGTTTTCTGGCTGGGAACGTTCCCAATCTTGAGAAATTGACGCTTTATGGCACGTATGTTGATGATACTGCGATTTCATTTCTCTGCACGATGCCTTCTTTGAAGCTAATCGATCTAAGTGAGACAAATGTGAAAG GTTTGATTCGTCAAGATGGAGATGATTCAGAATACGTTTTTTCATTGACCGAGCTACATAATCTGAGTTATTTAGAAACATTGAATTTGGAGAAGACACAAATACGAGATGCATCACTTCTACCTCTTAACAATTTGAAACAGTTAAGCTGTTTATCTCTCAGAAGCGATAGCCTAACAGATTTATCTTTATACCACTTGTCATCCATACCTAATCTTAAGAGCCTTAGCATTCGAGACGCGGTTTTAACAGACGGTGGACTTGGTTCATTCAATCCACAATTGAAATTGGTAATGCTGGATCTGAGGGAATGTTGGCTGTTAACCAAAGACGCTTTACTGTTATTCTGTAATAAACATCCTCAGATTGAAGTGAGGCATGAACTCATTAACATTTCACGGTATAACCCCACCAAATCGATCTCATCTTCATCTAAAGTAAGTTCTAAGGGGAGTTCACCACATTTGAAGCAGAAGCGTGGAAAATTGCCTGTTAATTTCATAATAG ATCAAAGGTTGAAGTATAACAGAGAGGAACTTTTAGCATTGCAGTTTTCTTCTGCCTCACTTGCCGCCGCCACTGAGCATGAAAAG AAAACTACCGCATAG
- the LOC124941162 gene encoding toll-like receptor 13 isoform X3, giving the protein MDPSYIGMTMPHICEDAIDAWKMQRRTLERMPSQLIDILLHRLLHRRILYPSLLEVFKYSAEHIDLRGEVIVDAEWMAYLGGFLHLRKLILADCNKISSSAIWPISGMATLKVMDLSRCSKINDAGIEHLLSIQSLEELYIPETGVTSRGISLLSSLTNLHTLDLGGLPVTDVALSSLRVLTKLQYLDLWGSAISNEGVNILKMFPKLTVLTLAWTKITHLPDFPSIACLNMSNCTIHSIFEGYEDKAPLTKLVLSGATFDKTSEVFAHVETLHLSFLDVSNTPFQNFGFLKNMNALEHLDLSSTVVGDDSVHLIASIGNTLRSLNLNKTRITSSGLSFLAGNVPNLEKLTLYGTYVDDTAISFLCTMPSLKLIDLSETNVKGLIRQDGDDSEYVFSLTELHNLSYLETLNLEKTQIRDASLLPLNNLKQLSCLSLRSDSLTDLSLYHLSSIPNLKSLSIRDAVLTDGGLGSFNPQLKLVMLDLRECWLLTKDALLLFCNKHPQIEVRHELINISRYNPTKSISSSSKVSSKGSSPHLKQKRGKLPVNFIIDQRLKYNREELLALQFSSASLAAATEHEKVTHKTTA; this is encoded by the exons atggaTCCAAGCTACATCGGAATGACGATGCCACACATCTGCG AAGACGCCATTGACGCTTGGAAGATGCAGCGTCGAACACTCGAACGCATGCCTTCTCAGCTCATCGACATTCTTCTGCACCGCCTCCTCCATAGACGGATCCTCTATCCTTCACTTCTCGA AGTTTTCAAGTATAGTGCTGAACATATTGATTTGAGAGGAGAGGTAATTGTAGATGCAGAGTGGATGGCGTATCTAGGTGGATTCCTCCATTTGCGCAAACTAATACTTGCAGATTGCAACAAAATAAGTAGTTCTGCCATTTGGCCTATTTCAG GTATGGCAACTTTGAAAGTTATGGATCTTTCAAGATGTTCCAAAATCAACGATGCAGGCATTGAACATCTATTATCCATTCAATCCTTGGAGGAGCTGTATATACCAGAGACAGGTGTGACATCTAGAGGGATTTCACTACTTTCTTCACTTACGAACTTGCATACTTTGGACTTAGGAGGTTTACCTGTAACTGATGTAGCACTGAGTTCTTTACGG GTTCTAACAAAACTACAATATCTGGACCTATGGGGCAGTGCTATATCCAATGAAGGTGTAaacattttgaaaatgtttCCGAAGCTAACTGTCCTAACTCTAGCTTGGACCAAAATCACTCATCTTCCAGATTTTCCCTCCATTGCATGCTTGAACATGAGTAACTGCACTATACATTCAATATTCGAAGGATACGAAGATAAAGCTCCTTTAACAAAGCTTGTTCTTTCTGGTGCTACATTCGATAAAACTTCCGAGGTCTTTGCTCATGTTGAAACACTCCATCTATCCTTCTTGGATGTCTCCAATACTCCTTTTCAAAACTTCGGCTTTTTAAAGAACATGAATGCACTTGAACATTTGGACCTGAGCTCTACTGTAGTTGGAGATGATTCTGTTCACCTGATTGCAAGTATAGGAAACACATTAAGAAGTTTAAATCTCAACAAAACAAGAATCACCTCGTCTGGACTAAGTTTTCTGGCTGGGAACGTTCCCAATCTTGAGAAATTGACGCTTTATGGCACGTATGTTGATGATACTGCGATTTCATTTCTCTGCACGATGCCTTCTTTGAAGCTAATCGATCTAAGTGAGACAAATGTGAAAG GTTTGATTCGTCAAGATGGAGATGATTCAGAATACGTTTTTTCATTGACCGAGCTACATAATCTGAGTTATTTAGAAACATTGAATTTGGAGAAGACACAAATACGAGATGCATCACTTCTACCTCTTAACAATTTGAAACAGTTAAGCTGTTTATCTCTCAGAAGCGATAGCCTAACAGATTTATCTTTATACCACTTGTCATCCATACCTAATCTTAAGAGCCTTAGCATTCGAGACGCGGTTTTAACAGACGGTGGACTTGGTTCATTCAATCCACAATTGAAATTGGTAATGCTGGATCTGAGGGAATGTTGGCTGTTAACCAAAGACGCTTTACTGTTATTCTGTAATAAACATCCTCAGATTGAAGTGAGGCATGAACTCATTAACATTTCACGGTATAACCCCACCAAATCGATCTCATCTTCATCTAAAGTAAGTTCTAAGGGGAGTTCACCACATTTGAAGCAGAAGCGTGGAAAATTGCCTGTTAATTTCATAATAG ATCAAAGGTTGAAGTATAACAGAGAGGAACTTTTAGCATTGCAGTTTTCTTCTGCCTCACTTGCCGCCGCCACTGAGCATGAAAAGGTAACacat AAAACTACCGCATAG